Proteins from a single region of Hydra vulgaris chromosome 12, alternate assembly HydraT2T_AEP:
- the LOC136088157 gene encoding uncharacterized protein LOC136088157 isoform X2, which translates to MADCLHKTCAVCLTQFGKKSSKIQKITPAIETKIKTFVWSQYSLDVTNYPKVICNNCHRNLYDLDKNKVEYLGNWIVKISKIDRLHLRRSSNIKDIVDEISASNDSEHAKSSRLCSTCFGFVVQGVAHICTESRAVNNLIEAAEQLGPKYLERVASGILKHKMEAENICRGQKFQLATQGSPLNIVVGTPDKKTDRIELKQVSFGTVMELVKSLELSKNQTKNFCSKYRSSMGTQTCIEANIFEKIEALHNRINEFYTSKEVGFMDGEEAITRTLVHVKDTSTFIQHVITERGIDPHDSILRIAMDSGQGFLKVTVNVFNPLEKTFSDSELDDAGVKRSFLIALLRGFLKLTIIFGSLLSP; encoded by the exons ATGGCGGACTGTTTACATAAAACGTGTGCTGTTTGTCTTACACAGTTCGGGAAAAAGTCatctaaaattcaaaagatCACTCCAGCAATtgaaacaaagataaaaactttcGTCTGGAGTCAGTATAGTTTAGATGTAACCAACTATCCCAAGGTTATTTGTAACAATTGCCACAGAAACCTCTATGATCTCGACAAGAACAAGGTGGAGTACCTAGGGAACTGGATAGTGAAGATATCCAAG aTTGATAGATTGCATCTTAGAAGATCATCAAATATCAAAGACATTGTTGATGAAATCAGTGCTTCTAATGATTCTGAACATGCAAAGTCTTCCAGACTATGTTCAACATGCTTTGGCTTTGTAG tgcAAGGAGTGGCTCATATCTGTACAGAGAGCAGAGCTGTGAACAATCTCATTGAAGCGGCAGAACAGCTTGGACCTAAATATTTAGAACGGGTAGCCTCAG GTATACTTAAGCACAAGATGGAAGCTGAAAATATTTGTAGAGGACAGAAGTTTCAGTTGGCTACTCAAGGGTCTCCTTTGAACATTGTGGTTGGAACTCCTGACAAAAAAACTGACCGAATTGAGCTGAAACAGGTGTCCTTTGGTACTGTTATGGAGTTGGTTAAATCTCTTgagctttcaaaaaatcaaacaaagaatttttgttcCAAATATAGATCTAGTATGGGAACTCAAACCTGTATTGAAGCGAAcatctttgaaaaaattgaagctCTCCATAACCgtataaatgaattttacaCTTCTAAAGAAGTAGGTTTTATGGATGGAGAAGAAGCCATTACTAGAACATTGGTTCATGTAAAAGATACATCTACATTTATACAGCACGTCATTACAGAAAGAGGAATAGATCCACATGACTCCATATTGAGAATAGCTATGGATTCAGGTCAGGGATTCCTTAAAGTTACTGTAAATGTGTTTAATCCCctggaaaaaactttttcagatTCAGAGCTAGATGATGCTGGAGTAAAAAGATCCTTTCTTATAGCATTGTTGAGGGGGTTTCTGAAGCTAACGATAATCTTTGGAAGCTTATTGAGCCCCTGA
- the LOC136088157 gene encoding uncharacterized protein LOC136088157 isoform X1, producing the protein MADCLHKTCAVCLTQFGKKSSKIQKITPAIETKIKTFVWSQYSLDVTNYPKVICNNCHRNLYDLDKNKVEYLGNWIVKISKIDRLHLRRSSNIKDIVDEISASNDSEHAKSSRLCSTCFGFVVQGVAHICTESRAVNNLIEAAEQLGPKYLERVASGKYIKLFFNINTYLKFQIINIFYLCMLPGILKHKMEAENICRGQKFQLATQGSPLNIVVGTPDKKTDRIELKQVSFGTVMELVKSLELSKNQTKNFCSKYRSSMGTQTCIEANIFEKIEALHNRINEFYTSKEVGFMDGEEAITRTLVHVKDTSTFIQHVITERGIDPHDSILRIAMDSGQGFLKVTVNVFNPLEKTFSDSELDDAGVKRSFLIALLRGFLKLTIIFGSLLSP; encoded by the exons ATGGCGGACTGTTTACATAAAACGTGTGCTGTTTGTCTTACACAGTTCGGGAAAAAGTCatctaaaattcaaaagatCACTCCAGCAATtgaaacaaagataaaaactttcGTCTGGAGTCAGTATAGTTTAGATGTAACCAACTATCCCAAGGTTATTTGTAACAATTGCCACAGAAACCTCTATGATCTCGACAAGAACAAGGTGGAGTACCTAGGGAACTGGATAGTGAAGATATCCAAG aTTGATAGATTGCATCTTAGAAGATCATCAAATATCAAAGACATTGTTGATGAAATCAGTGCTTCTAATGATTCTGAACATGCAAAGTCTTCCAGACTATGTTCAACATGCTTTGGCTTTGTAG tgcAAGGAGTGGCTCATATCTGTACAGAGAGCAGAGCTGTGAACAATCTCATTGAAGCGGCAGAACAGCTTGGACCTAAATATTTAGAACGGGTAGCCTCAGGCAAGTATATTAAGCTgttctttaatataaatacatatttaaaattccaaataataaacatattttatttatgtatgttgCCAGGTATACTTAAGCACAAGATGGAAGCTGAAAATATTTGTAGAGGACAGAAGTTTCAGTTGGCTACTCAAGGGTCTCCTTTGAACATTGTGGTTGGAACTCCTGACAAAAAAACTGACCGAATTGAGCTGAAACAGGTGTCCTTTGGTACTGTTATGGAGTTGGTTAAATCTCTTgagctttcaaaaaatcaaacaaagaatttttgttcCAAATATAGATCTAGTATGGGAACTCAAACCTGTATTGAAGCGAAcatctttgaaaaaattgaagctCTCCATAACCgtataaatgaattttacaCTTCTAAAGAAGTAGGTTTTATGGATGGAGAAGAAGCCATTACTAGAACATTGGTTCATGTAAAAGATACATCTACATTTATACAGCACGTCATTACAGAAAGAGGAATAGATCCACATGACTCCATATTGAGAATAGCTATGGATTCAGGTCAGGGATTCCTTAAAGTTACTGTAAATGTGTTTAATCCCctggaaaaaactttttcagatTCAGAGCTAGATGATGCTGGAGTAAAAAGATCCTTTCTTATAGCATTGTTGAGGGGGTTTCTGAAGCTAACGATAATCTTTGGAAGCTTATTGAGCCCCTGA